One stretch of Corallococcus exiguus DNA includes these proteins:
- a CDS encoding integration host factor subunit alpha, which yields MTKADIIEGVYEKVGFSKKESAEIVELVFDTVKETLERGDKIKISGFGNFQVRQKKARVGRNPQTGKEIEISARRVLTFRPSQVLKSALNGEAPPENHAEIDAQEEAAADAAEARGEDFDEGMEEGDE from the coding sequence ATGACGAAAGCGGACATCATCGAGGGGGTCTACGAGAAGGTCGGCTTCTCCAAGAAGGAGTCGGCGGAGATCGTCGAGCTCGTCTTCGACACCGTGAAGGAGACGTTGGAGCGCGGGGACAAGATCAAGATCTCCGGGTTCGGAAACTTCCAGGTGCGCCAGAAGAAGGCGCGCGTGGGCCGCAACCCGCAGACGGGCAAGGAGATCGAGATCAGCGCCCGCCGGGTGCTGACCTTCCGGCCGAGCCAGGTGTTGAAGAGTGCCCTGAACGGCGAGGCACCCCCGGAGAACCACGCGGAGATCGACGCGCAGGAAGAGGCGGCGGCGGACGCGGCGGAGGCCCGGGGCGAGGACTTCGACGAGGGAATGGAAGAGGGCGACGAGTAG
- a CDS encoding uracil-DNA glycosylase — MTKLEKLHQEIIACRACPRLVEWREEVARVKRRAYRDWDYWGKPVPGFGDPKARLIIVGLAPAAHGANRTGRMFTGDRSGDFLYAGLQRSGFANQGHSEHRDDGLKLTDAFIVAAGRCAPPDNKPLPEELARCAPFLDREMALLPGRVLLALGAIGWNAALASAARTGSPLPTPRPAFGHGAEYRLPDGRWLVGSYHVSQQNTQTGRLTPAMFDAVMKRVRALLET, encoded by the coding sequence GTGACGAAGCTGGAGAAGCTGCACCAGGAGATCATCGCGTGCCGGGCCTGCCCCCGGCTGGTGGAGTGGCGCGAGGAGGTGGCCCGGGTGAAACGGCGCGCCTACCGCGACTGGGACTACTGGGGGAAGCCCGTCCCCGGCTTCGGCGACCCGAAGGCCCGGCTGATCATCGTGGGTCTGGCGCCCGCCGCGCACGGCGCCAACCGCACGGGGCGGATGTTCACCGGAGACCGTTCCGGCGACTTCCTCTACGCGGGCCTGCAGCGCTCGGGCTTCGCGAACCAGGGACACAGCGAGCACCGGGACGACGGCCTGAAGCTGACGGACGCCTTCATCGTCGCCGCCGGCCGGTGCGCGCCGCCGGACAACAAGCCGCTGCCGGAGGAGCTGGCCCGCTGCGCGCCGTTCCTGGACCGGGAGATGGCGCTGTTGCCTGGACGGGTGCTGCTCGCCCTGGGGGCCATCGGGTGGAACGCCGCGCTGGCGTCGGCCGCCCGCACGGGCAGTCCGCTCCCCACGCCCCGTCCCGCCTTCGGCCACGGCGCCGAGTACCGGCTGCCGGACGGCCGGTGGCTCGTGGGCAGCTACCACGTCAGCCAGCAGAACACGCAGACGGGGAGGCTCACCCCCGCCATGTTCGACGCGGTGATGAAACGCGTCCGCGCGTTGTTGGAGACGTGA
- a CDS encoding LPP20 family lipoprotein → MRRSLWGLLLVVPLTALGQGKDAKVAAPAAESARGVGTPGINWEGQVLRATGAGAPDLKAANPGQARLGAERAAKQDAFRNLLEQARSIQVSAGRTVGDELARDEVKGRVEGAIRGYKVVATRYFSDSGVEMDVEVPLAVLSAALTPARDPAIVLNADGAAKYTGLVVDARGLGAKPVLAPRLVDATGKALYGATVLTEEARGTAGVAAWFNSLDAARKASRVGDKPLVVKAAQLQGSDLVLSADGIRALTDANTHFLAEGRVVIVTQ, encoded by the coding sequence GTGAGGCGTTCGCTGTGGGGATTGTTGCTGGTCGTGCCGCTGACGGCGCTGGGCCAGGGCAAGGACGCGAAGGTCGCCGCACCCGCCGCTGAATCCGCGCGCGGCGTGGGCACTCCGGGCATCAACTGGGAGGGCCAGGTCTTGCGCGCCACGGGCGCCGGAGCCCCGGACCTCAAGGCCGCCAACCCCGGGCAGGCGCGCCTGGGGGCCGAGCGCGCCGCGAAGCAGGACGCGTTCCGCAACCTGCTGGAGCAGGCCCGGAGCATCCAGGTGAGCGCGGGCCGCACCGTGGGCGACGAGCTGGCGCGCGACGAAGTGAAGGGCCGCGTCGAGGGTGCCATCCGCGGCTACAAGGTCGTGGCCACGCGCTACTTCTCCGACAGTGGCGTGGAGATGGACGTGGAGGTGCCGCTCGCGGTGCTCAGCGCGGCGCTGACGCCCGCTCGGGATCCGGCCATCGTGCTCAACGCCGACGGCGCGGCGAAGTACACGGGGCTCGTGGTGGACGCGCGAGGGCTGGGCGCGAAGCCGGTGCTCGCGCCCCGGTTGGTGGACGCGACGGGCAAGGCGCTCTACGGCGCGACGGTGCTCACGGAAGAGGCGCGCGGCACCGCGGGCGTCGCGGCCTGGTTCAACAGCCTGGACGCGGCCCGGAAGGCCTCGCGCGTGGGCGACAAGCCCCTGGTGGTGAAGGCCGCGCAGCTCCAGGGCTCTGATCTGGTCCTGAGCGCCGACGGCATCCGCGCGCTCACCGATGCGAACACCCACTTCCTGGCCGAGGGCCGGGTCGTCATCGTCACGCAGTGA
- the pheT gene encoding phenylalanine--tRNA ligase subunit beta, with protein sequence MKISVKWLGDYVALPPSVDELARKLTAAGLEIEGVERPGEGLRGVVVAQIRESVQHPNADKLSVTQVDIGGSALFQVVCGAKNFKVGDKVPLATVGAKLPNGMEIKQAALRGVDSFGMLCSSKELGITEDSSGLLILPADTKLGIPIAEALGLDDSVLEVNVTPNRPDALSHLGIAREVGVVTGAQLKLPQPKPAESGKPVAELVKVRIDAKERCSRYAARVVEGVTIQPSPQWMQDRLKACGVRAINNVVDVTNFVLLEYGQPLHAFDLEKVAGQEIVVRTAKPGEKLRTLDDKERTLDADDLVIADRDRAQALAGVMGGGDSEVTQGTKRIVIESAHFHGSGVRRSAKRYALHTEASHRFERGADLDAVLPALDRAAQLIAELSGGTVVPGRVDVQPEPLAPRRATLRYARVEKVLGVAVPEAEVRRILTALGFKSVEESQGQTTYEVPRARVDVEREEDLMEEVARVYGYDNIPARLPRGLETLAPEPLSMEAERRLRHALGGVGLSEVVNYSFVAPKSLEVLGGKEAPIALMNPLSVEQSVMRTSLLPGLLENLSRSVRHQVESVGLYETGRAYFRDAQGGQGMRPAAREVPRVAGLVWGLRGGGRSWTQKDSRVDFYDAKGAVEALLHALHVEGAAFTPAEAPAYHPRSCAQVSLSDGTVLGLVGEVHPRVTKALGLPEGVFVFELDTDPLYAAARLVPQAAALPKYPAVLRDLAVVVPLELRNEEVRRVILEVGAPLVEDALVFDVYTGKPIPEGKKNLAYALRYRSPERTLTDAEVTAAHQRIITEVNQRLGAALRA encoded by the coding sequence GTGAAGATTTCAGTGAAGTGGCTGGGTGATTACGTCGCGCTGCCGCCGTCCGTGGACGAGCTAGCGCGCAAGCTGACCGCGGCGGGCCTGGAGATTGAGGGCGTGGAGCGCCCCGGCGAAGGCCTGCGCGGCGTGGTGGTGGCGCAGATCCGCGAGTCGGTGCAGCACCCCAACGCGGACAAGCTGTCCGTCACGCAGGTGGACATCGGCGGCTCCGCGCTGTTCCAGGTGGTGTGCGGCGCGAAGAACTTCAAGGTCGGCGACAAGGTGCCGCTGGCCACGGTGGGCGCGAAGCTGCCCAACGGCATGGAGATCAAGCAGGCCGCGCTCCGGGGCGTGGACAGCTTCGGCATGCTCTGCTCCTCGAAGGAGCTGGGCATCACGGAGGATTCGTCCGGCCTGCTCATCCTCCCCGCGGACACGAAGCTGGGCATCCCCATCGCGGAGGCCCTGGGGCTGGATGACTCCGTGCTGGAGGTGAACGTCACCCCGAACCGGCCGGACGCGCTCAGCCACCTGGGCATCGCGCGCGAGGTGGGCGTGGTGACGGGCGCGCAGCTGAAGTTGCCGCAGCCGAAGCCTGCCGAGTCCGGCAAGCCCGTGGCGGAGCTGGTGAAGGTGCGCATCGACGCGAAGGAGCGCTGCTCGCGCTACGCGGCGCGGGTGGTGGAGGGCGTCACCATCCAGCCGTCGCCGCAGTGGATGCAGGACCGGCTGAAGGCGTGCGGCGTGCGCGCCATCAACAACGTGGTGGACGTCACCAACTTCGTGCTCCTGGAGTACGGCCAGCCGCTGCACGCGTTCGACCTGGAGAAGGTGGCGGGCCAGGAGATCGTCGTCCGCACCGCGAAGCCGGGGGAGAAGCTGCGCACGCTGGATGACAAGGAGCGCACGCTGGACGCGGACGACCTGGTCATCGCGGACCGCGACCGGGCGCAGGCGCTGGCGGGCGTGATGGGCGGCGGCGACAGCGAGGTGACGCAGGGCACGAAGCGCATCGTCATCGAGTCCGCGCACTTCCACGGCTCCGGCGTGCGCCGGTCCGCGAAGCGCTACGCGCTGCACACGGAGGCGTCGCACCGCTTCGAGCGCGGGGCGGACCTGGACGCGGTGCTGCCGGCGCTGGACCGGGCCGCGCAGCTCATCGCGGAGCTGTCCGGTGGCACGGTGGTGCCGGGGAGGGTGGACGTGCAGCCCGAGCCCCTGGCGCCGCGCCGGGCGACGCTGCGCTACGCGCGGGTGGAGAAGGTGCTGGGCGTGGCGGTGCCGGAGGCGGAGGTCCGGCGCATCCTGACGGCGCTGGGCTTCAAGTCCGTGGAGGAGTCGCAGGGGCAGACGACGTACGAGGTGCCCCGGGCGCGCGTGGACGTGGAGCGCGAGGAGGACCTGATGGAGGAGGTCGCCCGCGTGTACGGCTACGACAACATCCCGGCGCGCCTGCCGCGAGGGCTGGAGACGCTGGCGCCGGAGCCGCTGTCCATGGAGGCCGAGCGTCGGCTGCGCCACGCGCTGGGCGGCGTGGGGCTGTCCGAGGTGGTGAACTACTCGTTCGTGGCGCCGAAGTCGCTGGAGGTGCTGGGTGGGAAGGAAGCGCCCATCGCGCTGATGAACCCGCTGAGCGTCGAGCAGTCGGTGATGCGCACGAGCCTGCTGCCGGGCCTGCTGGAGAACCTGTCACGCAGCGTGCGCCATCAGGTGGAGTCGGTGGGCCTCTACGAGACGGGCCGGGCGTACTTCCGGGACGCGCAGGGCGGGCAGGGCATGCGCCCGGCGGCTCGCGAGGTGCCGCGCGTGGCGGGCCTGGTGTGGGGCCTGCGCGGCGGTGGCCGGAGCTGGACGCAGAAGGACTCGCGCGTGGACTTCTACGACGCGAAGGGCGCGGTGGAGGCGCTGCTGCACGCGCTGCACGTGGAGGGCGCGGCGTTCACTCCGGCGGAGGCGCCTGCGTACCACCCGCGGAGCTGCGCGCAGGTGTCGTTGAGCGACGGGACGGTGCTGGGCCTGGTGGGCGAGGTGCACCCGCGCGTGACGAAGGCGCTGGGGCTGCCGGAGGGTGTGTTCGTGTTCGAGCTGGACACGGATCCGCTGTACGCGGCGGCGCGGCTGGTGCCGCAGGCGGCGGCGTTGCCGAAGTACCCGGCGGTGCTGCGCGACCTGGCGGTGGTGGTGCCGCTGGAGCTGCGCAACGAGGAGGTGCGCCGGGTGATCCTGGAGGTGGGGGCGCCGCTGGTGGAGGACGCGCTGGTGTTCGACGTCTACACGGGCAAGCCCATCCCCGAGGGGAAGAAGAACCTGGCGTACGCCTTGAGGTACCGCTCGCCCGAGCGGACGCTGACCGACGCGGAGGTCACGGCGGCCCACCAGCGCATCATCACGGAGGTGAACCAGCGGCTGGGGGCGGCACTGCGCGCCTGA
- a CDS encoding AI-2E family transporter, producing MLHVVHPEPVPPPGDPSALDEAEARRVDFIWSGVMVGSLALVFALLSVFGGVAVPVLLALTGAYAFNPLVTLLEKRGVDRTWGTSILFFAGTLLMVGAGLYLVPVFRDEAAKLPGFFQRASTQVVPQVESLLGVSLPDLVSQRTAELGEKASELLQSAGPTAARLVASFAGNTARFAATLLGLSVVPVLAFFFLQDYPRLMGRIQDLLPRRSVALATQRFREVDEVLSAFVQGQLTVGAILSVLYAVGLSVARIDLAIAIGLIAGFGNMVPYLGTGIGVVLAVLGVLLSWQGPWQLAVVAATFIIGQLAEGFVITPRVVGEKVGLAPVAVIIAVLAFGELFGFVGILLAVPASAILKVVLSVVLQRYRRTQLYKGSVQAP from the coding sequence GTGCTGCATGTCGTGCACCCGGAGCCCGTGCCCCCGCCCGGCGACCCCTCGGCGCTGGATGAGGCAGAGGCCCGCCGGGTCGACTTCATCTGGTCCGGCGTGATGGTGGGCTCGCTGGCGCTGGTGTTCGCGCTCCTGTCCGTGTTCGGCGGGGTGGCGGTGCCGGTACTGCTGGCGCTGACGGGCGCGTACGCGTTCAACCCGCTGGTGACGCTCCTGGAGAAGCGCGGCGTGGACCGCACCTGGGGCACGTCCATCCTCTTCTTCGCGGGCACGCTCCTGATGGTGGGCGCGGGCCTGTACCTGGTGCCGGTGTTCCGCGACGAGGCGGCGAAGCTGCCCGGCTTCTTCCAGCGCGCCAGCACCCAGGTGGTGCCGCAGGTGGAGTCGCTCCTGGGCGTGTCGCTGCCGGACCTGGTGAGCCAGCGCACCGCGGAGCTGGGGGAGAAGGCCTCCGAGCTGCTCCAGAGCGCGGGCCCCACGGCGGCGCGGCTGGTGGCGAGCTTCGCCGGCAACACCGCGCGCTTCGCGGCCACGCTGCTGGGCCTGTCGGTGGTGCCGGTGCTGGCGTTCTTCTTCCTCCAGGACTACCCGCGCCTCATGGGTCGCATCCAGGACCTGTTGCCGCGCCGCTCCGTGGCGCTGGCGACCCAGCGCTTCCGCGAGGTGGACGAGGTGCTGTCCGCCTTCGTGCAGGGCCAGCTCACCGTGGGCGCCATCCTGTCGGTGCTCTACGCGGTGGGGCTGTCCGTGGCGCGCATCGACCTGGCCATCGCCATTGGCCTCATCGCCGGCTTCGGCAACATGGTGCCCTACCTGGGCACGGGCATCGGCGTGGTGCTGGCCGTGCTGGGCGTCCTCCTGTCGTGGCAGGGGCCGTGGCAGCTGGCGGTGGTGGCGGCAACCTTCATCATCGGACAGCTGGCCGAGGGCTTCGTCATCACCCCGCGCGTGGTGGGGGAGAAGGTGGGCCTGGCCCCCGTGGCCGTCATCATCGCCGTGCTCGCGTTCGGTGAGCTGTTCGGCTTCGTGGGCATCCTCCTGGCCGTCCCGGCGAGCGCCATCCTCAAGGTCGTCCTGAGCGTCGTCCTCCAGCGCTACCGCCGCACGCAGCTCTACAAGGGGAGCGTGCAGGCGCCGTGA
- the rplT gene encoding 50S ribosomal protein L20, whose translation MRVKKGFKARRRRNRILKLAKGFRGRRKNCYRRANQAVERALDYATRDRAVRKRNFRSLWIVRINAAARTVGLSYSKLIAGLAKAKISLDRKVLSDLAIADPAGFAAIANIAKAA comes from the coding sequence ATGCGCGTCAAAAAGGGTTTCAAGGCTCGTCGTCGTCGTAATCGCATTCTCAAGCTTGCGAAGGGCTTCCGCGGCCGTCGCAAGAACTGCTACCGCCGTGCGAACCAGGCCGTCGAGCGCGCCCTGGACTACGCCACCCGCGACCGCGCGGTGCGCAAGCGCAACTTCCGCTCGCTGTGGATCGTCCGCATCAACGCGGCCGCCCGCACCGTGGGCCTGTCCTACTCGAAGCTGATCGCCGGCCTGGCGAAGGCGAAGATCTCCCTGGACCGCAAGGTCCTGTCGGATCTGGCCATCGCGGACCCCGCGGGCTTTGCCGCCATCGCCAACATCGCGAAGGCAGCCTGA
- the pheS gene encoding phenylalanine--tRNA ligase subunit alpha, giving the protein MRDRLQALADAARQEISGVSEPSQVEALRIRYLGKKGELSAVLGGMGKLPPDERRALGEIANTVKAELEQLLADATKRAEDAALEAQLKGPKLDVTLPGRAVLPGGRHPVSRTMEDIVRTFARLGFEVAVGPEIELDYFNFEALNLPKDHPARDMQDTFYVDEPSLGHAKKADSPSLLRTHTSPVQVRHMLARKPPIRAVMPGRVYRRDSDITHTPMFHQVEGLLVDKDVSFAELKGTLDAFVKAFFGSETRTRFRPSFFPFTEPSAEVDVTCASCGGKGCRVCKQTGWLEVLGSGMVHPNVFTAAGYDPKEVTGYAFGMGVERLAMLRYGIDDLRMMFENDARFLAQF; this is encoded by the coding sequence ATGCGAGACCGGTTGCAGGCGTTGGCGGACGCGGCGCGCCAGGAGATCTCCGGTGTGTCGGAGCCCTCGCAGGTGGAGGCGTTGCGCATCCGCTACCTGGGCAAGAAGGGCGAGCTGTCCGCGGTACTGGGCGGCATGGGCAAGCTGCCCCCGGACGAGCGGCGCGCGTTGGGTGAGATCGCCAACACCGTCAAGGCGGAGCTGGAGCAGTTGCTGGCGGACGCCACGAAGCGCGCGGAAGACGCCGCGCTGGAGGCCCAGCTGAAGGGCCCCAAGCTGGACGTGACGCTGCCCGGGCGCGCGGTGCTGCCCGGCGGGCGGCATCCGGTGTCGCGCACGATGGAGGACATCGTCCGGACGTTCGCGCGGCTCGGGTTCGAGGTGGCCGTGGGCCCGGAGATCGAGCTCGACTACTTCAACTTCGAGGCGCTGAACCTGCCCAAGGATCACCCCGCGCGGGACATGCAGGACACGTTCTACGTGGACGAGCCCAGCCTGGGCCACGCGAAGAAGGCGGACAGCCCGTCGCTGCTGCGCACGCACACGTCGCCGGTGCAGGTGCGGCACATGCTGGCGCGCAAGCCGCCCATCCGCGCGGTGATGCCGGGCCGTGTGTACCGGCGGGATTCGGACATCACGCACACGCCCATGTTCCACCAGGTGGAAGGCCTGCTCGTGGACAAGGACGTGAGCTTCGCGGAGCTGAAGGGCACGCTGGACGCGTTCGTGAAGGCGTTCTTCGGCTCGGAGACGCGCACGCGCTTCCGCCCGTCGTTCTTCCCCTTCACGGAGCCCTCCGCGGAGGTGGACGTCACCTGTGCGTCGTGCGGTGGCAAGGGCTGCCGCGTGTGCAAGCAGACCGGCTGGCTGGAGGTGCTGGGCAGCGGCATGGTGCACCCGAACGTCTTCACCGCCGCGGGTTACGACCCGAAGGAGGTGACGGGCTACGCGTTCGGCATGGGCGTGGAGCGACTGGCCATGCTGCGCTACGGCATCGACGACCTGCGGATGATGTTCGAAAACGACGCGCGCTTCCTCGCGCAGTTCTGA
- the thrS gene encoding threonine--tRNA ligase, whose translation MSESITVTLPDGSQKQTARGTTIADFVKGSIGVGLAKAALFARVNGQDMDLARTLDEDAKLQIFTSKSPEGLDLIRHDAAHVVASAVQKLFPGTQVTIGPSTEEGFYYDFFREKPFTPEELEKIEAAANAELKQDAPFVRTEISMEDAIKLFEEKGEKFKVEIVKDIAAKGAKTLTLYTHGDWVDFCLGPHAPSTGKIGVIKILSSSGAYWRGDHRNPMLQRVYGTAFFDKKALEAYVTRIEEARKRDHRKLGKELDLFHFHPYSPGAAFWTPKGTALYQTLSDWMRSLTAGDGYLEIKTPLMFNKGLWETSGHWGKYKENMFLVLDSESGEHDFSLKPMNCPSHHLFYGFKKHSYRDLPLRLHTQDVLHRNEAAGSLGGLTRVRQFAQDDAHIYCMESQITDEVRRFVQLLDRVYKAVGLTYAVKLSTRPEQRLGDESLWDRAEGGLKAALESLGLEYELAPGDGAFYGPKIDFAVSDSIGRKWQLGTMQLDYLAPERFDLTYVGEDNAPHRPVVLHRAIFGSFERFTAILIEHFAGAFPAWLAPVQAILVTVADRQMDYARKVRDDLRAKGFRVELDERGITLNAKIREAQLQKIPFTLVVGDNEVEAGAVAPRRYGGEDLKTMKYADFEALLIKEATLP comes from the coding sequence ATGTCCGAATCCATCACGGTGACGCTCCCCGACGGCAGCCAGAAGCAGACCGCCCGGGGCACGACCATCGCGGACTTCGTGAAGGGCAGCATCGGCGTGGGGCTCGCGAAGGCGGCCCTGTTCGCCCGGGTCAACGGTCAGGACATGGACCTGGCCCGGACGCTCGACGAGGACGCGAAGCTGCAGATCTTCACGTCCAAGAGCCCGGAAGGCCTGGACCTCATCCGTCACGACGCCGCGCACGTGGTGGCCAGCGCCGTGCAGAAGCTGTTCCCCGGCACGCAGGTGACCATCGGTCCGTCGACGGAGGAGGGCTTCTACTACGACTTCTTCCGCGAGAAGCCCTTCACGCCGGAGGAACTGGAGAAGATTGAAGCGGCCGCCAACGCGGAGCTCAAGCAGGACGCGCCCTTCGTCCGCACCGAGATCTCCATGGAGGACGCCATCAAGCTCTTCGAGGAGAAGGGCGAGAAGTTCAAGGTGGAGATCGTCAAGGACATCGCCGCCAAGGGCGCCAAGACGCTCACGCTCTACACCCACGGCGACTGGGTGGACTTCTGCCTGGGGCCCCACGCGCCCAGCACCGGGAAGATCGGCGTCATCAAGATCCTCTCTTCCAGCGGCGCGTACTGGCGCGGCGACCACCGCAACCCCATGCTCCAGCGCGTGTACGGCACCGCCTTCTTCGACAAGAAGGCGCTGGAGGCCTACGTCACGCGCATTGAAGAGGCTCGCAAGCGCGACCACCGCAAGCTGGGCAAGGAGTTGGATCTCTTCCACTTCCACCCGTACTCGCCGGGCGCGGCCTTCTGGACGCCCAAGGGTACCGCGCTCTACCAGACGCTGTCGGACTGGATGCGCTCGCTCACGGCCGGTGACGGCTACTTGGAGATCAAGACGCCCCTGATGTTCAACAAGGGCCTCTGGGAGACGAGCGGCCACTGGGGCAAGTACAAGGAGAACATGTTCCTGGTGCTCGACAGCGAGTCCGGCGAGCACGACTTCTCCCTCAAGCCGATGAACTGCCCGTCGCACCACCTGTTCTACGGCTTCAAGAAGCACAGCTACCGCGACCTGCCCCTGCGCCTGCACACCCAGGACGTGCTCCACCGCAACGAGGCCGCGGGCTCCCTGGGCGGCCTCACCCGCGTCCGCCAGTTCGCGCAAGACGACGCGCACATCTACTGCATGGAGAGCCAGATCACCGACGAGGTGCGGCGCTTCGTGCAGCTGTTGGACCGCGTCTACAAGGCGGTGGGCCTCACCTACGCGGTGAAGCTGTCCACGCGCCCCGAGCAGCGCCTGGGTGACGAATCCCTTTGGGATCGCGCGGAAGGCGGCCTCAAGGCGGCTCTGGAGTCGCTGGGCCTGGAGTACGAGCTGGCCCCCGGTGACGGCGCCTTCTACGGCCCGAAGATCGACTTCGCCGTGTCCGACAGCATTGGCCGCAAGTGGCAGCTGGGCACCATGCAGCTGGACTACCTGGCCCCGGAGCGCTTCGACCTCACCTACGTGGGCGAGGACAACGCCCCGCACCGCCCGGTGGTCCTCCACCGCGCCATCTTCGGCTCCTTCGAGCGCTTCACCGCCATCCTCATCGAGCACTTCGCCGGCGCCTTCCCGGCGTGGCTGGCCCCGGTGCAGGCCATCCTCGTCACCGTGGCGGACCGTCAGATGGACTACGCTCGCAAGGTGCGCGACGACCTGCGCGCCAAGGGCTTCCGCGTGGAGCTGGACGAGCGCGGCATCACGCTCAACGCGAAGATCCGCGAAGCCCAGCTGCAGAAGATCCCCTTCACCCTGGTGGTGGGCGACAACGAGGTGGAGGCCGGCGCCGTGGCCCCCCGTCGCTACGGCGGCGAGGACCTGAAGACCATGAAGTACGCCGACTTCGAGGCGCTCCTCATCAAGGAAGCCACGCTGCCCTGA
- the rpmI gene encoding 50S ribosomal protein L35: MPKLKTRSAAKKRFHVKKSGQVKFGKAFSKHLFTFSKTAKQKRGNRGTGHLRDMDAKKVIKELFPYGA; encoded by the coding sequence ATGCCCAAGTTGAAGACCCGCAGCGCCGCGAAGAAGCGCTTCCACGTGAAGAAGAGCGGCCAGGTGAAGTTCGGCAAGGCGTTCAGCAAGCACCTGTTCACCTTCTCCAAGACGGCCAAGCAGAAGCGCGGCAACCGTGGCACGGGCCACCTGCGCGACATGGACGCCAAGAAGGTCATCAAGGAGCTGTTCCCCTACGGCGCCTGA